The Chitinophaga sp. H8 genome contains a region encoding:
- the nirK gene encoding copper-containing nitrite reductase — MRNNKPLKNTAAKMFSTGILLLLATVGFTSCGGVNEKKAAYEKNQEARIEGEVKAILTDAPEVPAALNRTTATKVIVDLEVIEQNMRLADSVEYTFWTFGGKVPGKFIRIREGDLVEFHLHNHPDNKVPHNIDLHAVTGPGGGAEASLTAPGHSTQFSFRALNPGLYVYHCATAPVGLHIANGMYGLILVEPKEGLPKVDREIYVMQGEFYTKGKFGEAGLQPFDMNKAVDEKPEYVVFNGAVGANAGDNAIRAKTGETIRMYIGNGGPNLVSSFHVIGEIFDKVYLEGGSLINHNVQTTLIPAGGAAMVEFKCEVPGTLNIVDHSIFRTFNKGALAQIKVEGDEAPGIYSHQQRDKPYLPAVSETGIAPIQAAAPVKELSKEELITRGKAIYQQTCMACHQDKGQGLANAFPPVAASDFLQARKDKGIGILLHGLQGEITVNGNKYNSAMPAQNLSAEEIASVLTFIHQQLNNKPIIVSTKEVQALKDK, encoded by the coding sequence ATGAGAAACAACAAACCACTCAAAAACACTGCTGCAAAAATGTTCAGCACCGGCATCCTTCTTTTACTGGCTACCGTAGGGTTTACTTCCTGCGGTGGTGTAAACGAAAAAAAAGCTGCTTATGAAAAAAACCAGGAAGCACGTATTGAAGGCGAAGTAAAAGCTATCTTGACAGATGCGCCGGAAGTACCAGCTGCGTTAAACCGGACTACCGCTACCAAGGTTATAGTAGACCTCGAAGTCATCGAACAGAATATGCGGCTGGCGGATAGTGTGGAGTATACTTTCTGGACATTTGGTGGTAAAGTGCCGGGTAAATTTATCCGGATACGGGAAGGCGACCTGGTAGAATTTCATTTACATAATCATCCGGACAATAAAGTACCCCATAATATAGACCTGCATGCTGTAACTGGCCCGGGTGGTGGTGCAGAAGCTTCGCTGACCGCTCCGGGACACTCTACCCAATTCTCTTTCCGGGCATTGAATCCCGGTCTTTATGTATACCACTGTGCTACAGCGCCGGTAGGCCTGCACATTGCCAATGGTATGTATGGCCTTATCCTGGTAGAGCCCAAAGAAGGGTTACCTAAAGTAGACCGGGAGATATATGTGATGCAGGGAGAATTTTATACAAAAGGAAAGTTTGGGGAAGCAGGATTACAGCCTTTTGATATGAACAAGGCAGTAGACGAAAAGCCCGAATACGTAGTATTTAACGGTGCAGTGGGCGCCAATGCAGGAGATAATGCCATCAGGGCCAAAACCGGGGAAACCATCCGTATGTATATTGGTAATGGAGGCCCCAACCTGGTATCTTCTTTCCATGTGATCGGAGAAATCTTTGATAAAGTATACCTGGAAGGCGGCAGTCTGATCAACCACAATGTACAAACAACGTTGATTCCTGCCGGTGGTGCGGCGATGGTAGAGTTTAAATGTGAAGTGCCCGGCACCCTGAACATTGTAGACCATTCTATATTCCGCACCTTCAACAAAGGTGCACTGGCACAGATCAAAGTAGAGGGCGACGAAGCACCTGGCATTTACTCCCATCAGCAAAGGGACAAACCCTACCTGCCCGCAGTGAGTGAAACAGGCATTGCACCTATACAGGCAGCCGCACCGGTAAAAGAGCTGAGCAAAGAAGAATTGATCACAAGAGGTAAAGCCATCTATCAGCAAACCTGTATGGCCTGCCACCAGGATAAAGGGCAAGGGCTGGCCAATGCATTTCCACCTGTTGCAGCATCCGATTTTCTGCAAGCCCGGAAAGATAAAGGAATAGGTATCCTGCTCCATGGATTACAGGGAGAGATCACGGTAAACGGTAATAAATATAACAGTGCTATGCCGGCACAAAACCTGAGTGCAGAAGAAATTGCCAGTGTGCTCACCTTCATCCACCAGCAACTCAACAACAAACCAATTATAGTAAGTACCAAAGAAGTACAGGCATTAAAAGATAAATAA
- a CDS encoding formylglycine-generating enzyme family protein → MMWQKVLLQVSTVLIIACHPGQAQQQDAMVLIPGGNFQPFLQEQPGKKVYVPDFTISTAPVTNAQFLEFVKANPQWAKSKVKPIFADRNYLQHWKSDEDPGDQVQLQAPVTNVSWFAAKAYAQWKNQRLPVMNEWEYAAAIPPAGKQRGVPLEKIILEWYSKPTPKTLPPVTTGYVNTAGIYDMYGLVWEWVDDFNNLIMSNDSRSNEVEKKFVCGAGALNAADTRDYAAFMRYAFRNSLKANYTVKNLGFRCAADTKNIHK, encoded by the coding sequence ATGATGTGGCAGAAAGTTCTCTTGCAGGTATCCACGGTGTTGATCATCGCTTGCCATCCAGGGCAGGCCCAGCAACAGGATGCAATGGTATTGATCCCTGGCGGGAACTTTCAGCCCTTCCTCCAGGAGCAACCCGGCAAAAAAGTGTATGTACCGGATTTTACCATCAGTACCGCACCGGTTACCAATGCACAGTTTCTGGAATTTGTAAAAGCCAATCCGCAATGGGCGAAGTCTAAAGTCAAACCCATCTTTGCCGACAGGAATTACCTGCAACATTGGAAAAGTGATGAGGATCCCGGCGACCAGGTACAATTGCAGGCACCGGTAACAAACGTTTCCTGGTTTGCCGCAAAAGCATATGCCCAGTGGAAAAATCAAAGGTTGCCGGTGATGAACGAATGGGAATATGCTGCGGCTATACCACCTGCCGGTAAACAACGGGGCGTGCCCCTGGAAAAAATTATCCTGGAATGGTACAGCAAGCCTACGCCTAAGACTTTGCCGCCGGTTACCACCGGGTATGTAAACACTGCCGGCATCTATGACATGTATGGCCTGGTGTGGGAATGGGTAGATGATTTTAATAACCTGATCATGAGCAATGACTCCCGTAGTAATGAAGTAGAAAAAAAATTTGTATGCGGTGCCGGTGCCTTAAATGCGGCAGACACCCGGGATTATGCCGCTTTTATGCGGTATGCCTTCCGCAACAGTCTTAAAGCTAACTACACAGTAAAAAATCTTGGATTCCGGTGTGCCGCAGACACAAAAAATATTCATAAGTAA
- a CDS encoding SCO family protein — MKKYAGLFIAGTILILASCMEHKTIQLPAAYTTKTALPDNSIYQAKQQWQNQEGASFNLDTLRGKKTIITMVFTSCGYACPRMVENLKAIEEKLPAAKKDQVRFVLVSFDTEYDTPEVLKAYAQQYQLGTNWTLLNGSAAAVKELAMLLDIRYQQLSSGGFSHNNKKILLDENGVLLYTEDGLDNSEAAILAKL, encoded by the coding sequence ATGAAAAAATATGCAGGATTATTCATCGCAGGTACTATCCTTATACTGGCCAGCTGTATGGAACACAAAACCATCCAGCTACCCGCTGCCTATACTACTAAAACAGCCCTGCCCGACAATTCCATTTATCAGGCAAAGCAGCAATGGCAAAACCAGGAAGGTGCCTCTTTTAACCTGGATACCCTCCGGGGCAAAAAAACAATCATTACCATGGTATTTACTTCCTGCGGATATGCTTGTCCGCGCATGGTGGAAAACCTGAAAGCCATAGAAGAAAAGCTGCCTGCTGCAAAAAAAGACCAGGTAAGGTTTGTATTGGTATCTTTTGATACCGAATACGATACGCCCGAAGTATTGAAAGCCTATGCACAACAATATCAGCTGGGCACCAACTGGACCCTGCTGAATGGTTCTGCTGCTGCAGTAAAAGAACTGGCCATGCTGCTGGATATCCGGTATCAGCAATTGTCTTCCGGAGGCTTCAGCCATAACAATAAAAAGATACTGCTGGATGAAAATGGCGTATTGTTATATACAGAAGATGGATTGGATAACAGTGAAGCAGCCATATTAGCCAAACTATAA
- a CDS encoding TonB-dependent receptor — translation MIKWNLTIGVLFSAASLCAQNLPYSDTTAIRLKSVEIKGNKPAAPATTTITTLSGTALDHTKGTTLAHAIQEIPGVAMLQTGATIAKPVIHGLHSNRVLILNNGIPQEGQQWGSEHAPEIDPFIAKKISVIKGAEAVRYGAAAIGGVIIIEPPALPATADIHGEINLAGISNSRAGILSGMLDGGIKKWPGFGWRIQGTLKKAGNIKTADYYLNNTGVREHNYSAAAGYNGAKAGTEIFFSHFNSGIGIFRGAHIGSIKDLYERFKNGRPFEEGSFSYEIDAPRQQLYHQLLKVKSYLQLHPSHRLQLQYGWQRNSRKEYDIRRAGRTSLPALDLLLTTHTLDITLESNYRKGWKTILGGNALSQVNNSIPGTYATPIIPNYDTYGAGVYMIVRQVKEKYELEAGVRYDYKYLDALGYDKNENLYGGTHQFNNVSGSLGALWIIHPNLQLRSNLGSAWRPPAVSELYSNGLHHGAAAVERGNNNMKNEQGYKWVNTLEYNTAALSISWNGYMHYIRNYIYLHPAMDTLESLRGAFPVFDYQQTDARFLGMDLLAKYRINTSFTYELKGAIVKAKDISRQQYLPWIPADRLENTLRWNIPGSEKIKDAYLQVQAVLEATQPRYTPGSDYVAPPEGYHLFNLGTGTKYLLGKNTLSIHFSIENVGNVLYKSYMNRFRYYAHDTGRSYALRITYRF, via the coding sequence ATGATAAAATGGAACCTGACAATTGGAGTACTGTTCAGTGCAGCAAGCCTGTGCGCGCAAAACCTTCCGTATAGCGATACTACCGCAATACGGCTGAAGAGCGTGGAAATAAAAGGTAACAAACCAGCTGCTCCTGCTACCACTACCATCACTACACTTTCCGGCACCGCATTGGATCACACCAAAGGCACTACCCTGGCACATGCTATTCAGGAAATTCCGGGAGTAGCCATGCTGCAAACCGGCGCTACTATAGCCAAACCCGTTATACATGGCTTGCATAGCAATCGTGTACTGATACTCAATAATGGTATCCCTCAGGAAGGACAACAATGGGGCTCCGAACATGCACCAGAGATCGACCCCTTCATTGCAAAGAAAATATCCGTGATCAAAGGAGCAGAAGCAGTACGTTACGGAGCAGCTGCTATTGGTGGGGTTATTATCATAGAACCCCCTGCATTGCCGGCTACCGCAGACATACACGGTGAAATAAACCTGGCAGGCATCAGTAACAGCCGTGCCGGTATCCTCTCCGGCATGCTGGATGGGGGCATAAAAAAGTGGCCGGGGTTTGGATGGCGTATACAGGGAACTTTAAAAAAAGCGGGTAACATTAAAACGGCTGATTACTATCTGAATAATACCGGGGTGCGTGAACATAATTATTCTGCCGCCGCAGGTTACAATGGTGCAAAAGCAGGTACAGAAATATTTTTCAGTCATTTTAATTCCGGCATAGGTATTTTCAGAGGGGCGCATATAGGCAGTATCAAAGATCTGTATGAACGTTTTAAAAATGGCAGGCCATTTGAGGAAGGCAGCTTCAGTTATGAAATAGACGCTCCCCGCCAACAGCTTTATCATCAGTTGTTGAAAGTAAAATCTTACCTGCAGCTGCATCCCTCCCATCGTTTACAACTGCAATATGGCTGGCAGCGTAACTCCAGGAAGGAATATGATATCCGTCGTGCCGGCCGTACCAGCCTGCCAGCCCTGGACCTGCTGCTCACTACCCACACCCTGGATATTACACTGGAAAGCAATTACCGGAAAGGATGGAAAACCATCCTGGGGGGAAATGCATTAAGCCAGGTCAACAATAGTATTCCCGGTACATATGCCACCCCTATCATTCCTAATTATGATACTTATGGTGCCGGAGTATACATGATTGTCCGGCAGGTAAAAGAAAAGTATGAGCTGGAAGCTGGTGTCCGGTATGATTATAAATACCTGGATGCCCTGGGATACGATAAAAATGAAAACCTGTATGGCGGCACTCATCAATTCAATAACGTGAGCGGCTCATTGGGTGCTTTATGGATTATTCACCCAAATCTCCAGCTACGGAGCAACCTGGGCTCAGCCTGGCGCCCCCCGGCGGTAAGCGAGCTGTACAGCAATGGCCTGCATCACGGGGCCGCAGCTGTGGAACGGGGCAACAATAACATGAAAAACGAACAGGGCTACAAATGGGTAAATACACTGGAATACAACACGGCTGCTTTATCCATCTCCTGGAATGGGTATATGCATTATATCCGCAACTATATTTATCTGCATCCGGCCATGGATACACTGGAAAGCCTCAGGGGCGCTTTTCCGGTATTCGATTACCAGCAAACAGATGCCCGTTTTTTAGGGATGGACCTGCTGGCAAAATACCGGATCAATACCTCTTTTACCTACGAACTAAAAGGCGCCATTGTAAAAGCAAAGGATATCAGCAGGCAGCAATACCTGCCCTGGATCCCTGCCGACAGACTGGAAAATACCCTGCGCTGGAATATACCCGGCAGTGAAAAAATAAAGGATGCTTACCTGCAGGTACAGGCCGTGCTCGAAGCCACCCAACCAAGATATACACCCGGCAGTGACTATGTAGCTCCTCCGGAAGGTTATCACTTGTTTAATCTGGGTACCGGGACAAAGTACCTGCTGGGAAAAAACACTTTAAGTATTCACTTTTCAATAGAGAATGTAGGCAACGTCCTGTATAAATCTTACATGAACCGTTTCCGTTACTATGCACACGATACAGGACGCAGTTATGCATTGCGTATCACGTACCGGTTTTAA
- a CDS encoding PLP-dependent aminotransferase family protein, with amino-acid sequence MLNLRVNYPSVKQEMDVFQAYTQSLAAPEKYALLQPPGYAPDEAATKVICNWLQVQEEDIRQCSEIAAVPSANNALFCILSVLRKTNTAIGAETFTFPGFRFCAAELGYQVDAIACDEEGILPVALQQYLETSNSKLVYLQPTVHNPTTSVMSLQRRQEIIAVIKTFKDVYLLEDDAYRFLHADPPPSFLQLIPERTFHVYSFSKAFNPILKAAYIVYPKGSLRGIDNIIGFTASSACALFIDFGIHLMQGEQLKNIIKEKQRIALEWHARVKELFQGLSYQMFPGSFHIWLKLEHGLTSSALTSYLHSQDIDVPDGAAFAVNGDTEHVRIALGTAWHSDKMLPALTTIAAACKRC; translated from the coding sequence ATGTTGAACCTAAGGGTGAATTATCCGTCTGTAAAACAGGAAATGGATGTGTTTCAGGCATACACACAATCGCTGGCTGCCCCGGAAAAATATGCTTTGCTGCAACCTCCGGGATATGCCCCGGACGAGGCCGCCACAAAGGTGATCTGCAACTGGTTGCAGGTACAAGAGGAGGATATCCGGCAATGCTCAGAGATAGCTGCAGTGCCCAGTGCAAACAATGCCCTGTTTTGCATCTTGTCTGTGCTCCGCAAAACCAATACGGCCATCGGTGCAGAAACATTTACCTTTCCCGGTTTCCGGTTTTGTGCGGCAGAGCTGGGCTACCAGGTAGATGCAATTGCTTGTGATGAGGAGGGGATCCTCCCTGTTGCTTTACAGCAATACCTGGAAACAAGCAACAGCAAGCTAGTTTATCTGCAGCCTACGGTACATAACCCCACCACCAGTGTGATGTCGTTGCAACGGAGGCAGGAAATCATCGCAGTAATCAAAACGTTTAAAGACGTTTACCTGCTCGAAGATGATGCCTATCGTTTTTTACATGCGGATCCTCCGCCTTCTTTTCTGCAATTGATCCCGGAGCGGACTTTTCATGTATACAGTTTTTCAAAGGCATTTAATCCTATTTTAAAGGCCGCTTACATTGTTTATCCCAAAGGGTCGTTGCGGGGTATTGATAACATCATCGGGTTTACAGCCAGCAGTGCCTGTGCCTTGTTTATCGATTTTGGTATCCATCTGATGCAAGGGGAACAGCTGAAAAATATCATTAAGGAAAAACAGCGGATAGCATTGGAATGGCATGCCAGGGTAAAAGAATTATTTCAGGGATTGTCTTATCAGATGTTTCCGGGCAGTTTTCATATCTGGTTAAAACTGGAACATGGCCTGACATCATCTGCACTTACGAGCTACCTCCATAGCCAGGATATTGATGTGCCGGATGGCGCCGCTTTTGCTGTAAACGGAGATACGGAGCATGTCCGTATTGCTTTAGGTACGGCGTGGCATTCTGATAAAATGTTGCCAGCATTGACCACTATTGCTGCTGCCTGTAAGAGGTGTTAA
- a CDS encoding helix-turn-helix transcriptional regulator has product MKKNLAENEKAIWILKTRGPQPLTAIATELGITTEGARFQLLKLTNEGLVEATTIVKGRGRPQQIWALTQLGNSRFPDMHAEVTVKLIKLMRETLGEPAVQAVIAANEKSNTHKYLNEMEGLPDMEDRLRKLVEIRNQEGYMAEYQKEDSGYLFIENHCPICAAATACQGFCKAELNTFQAILGEDVVVTRIDHILAGARRCAYRVAPAGI; this is encoded by the coding sequence ATGAAAAAGAATCTGGCGGAGAATGAAAAAGCTATCTGGATTTTAAAGACCAGGGGGCCTCAACCCCTGACCGCCATCGCTACGGAATTGGGTATCACTACAGAGGGGGCCAGATTTCAGTTGTTAAAGCTCACCAATGAAGGTTTGGTAGAAGCTACTACCATTGTAAAAGGCAGAGGGCGCCCTCAGCAGATATGGGCACTTACCCAACTGGGCAACAGCCGTTTTCCGGATATGCATGCAGAAGTTACGGTAAAGCTCATCAAACTGATGCGGGAAACATTGGGAGAACCTGCCGTACAAGCAGTTATTGCTGCCAATGAAAAAAGTAATACCCACAAGTATCTGAATGAGATGGAAGGGCTGCCGGATATGGAAGACAGGCTTCGCAAACTGGTGGAGATCCGTAACCAGGAAGGTTACATGGCGGAGTACCAAAAAGAAGACAGCGGTTATCTGTTCATTGAAAATCATTGTCCCATCTGTGCAGCAGCTACCGCCTGCCAGGGTTTCTGCAAAGCTGAATTAAATACCTTCCAGGCTATACTGGGAGAGGATGTGGTGGTAACACGTATTGACCACATACTCGCAGGCGCCCGGCGCTGTGCATACCGGGTAGCGCCTGCGGGCATATGA
- a CDS encoding beta-N-acetylhexosaminidase encodes MKIKMNALCLAVTILLLTGSVMAQSLPALVPEPVSMKSMPGSFIVKPQTQIVTGNNAEVTATAKLFAEQVNACTGHTLKVVSAASSGVSAITLQLNKAADKTIGTEGYLLEVKASGIVIRANQPAGILYGLQTLLQMLPPDPESLARECKQQIVIPAVAITDYPRFGWRGLMLDVSRHFFTKEFVKKFIDHMVKYKYNVFHWHLSDDSGWRIAIKAYPQLTKVGAWRVPRTGRWATSPMAQPGEAATDGGFYTQDDIREIVKYAQQRAITIVPEIDVPGHSQALIVAYPAVSCTGEQYKVYPGSNGGMGDNVLCAGNEESFEMLDKIYGEIAALFPGQYIHAGGDEVNKSFWKACAKCQQRMKSEGLKDEHELQSYFIKRVEKILISKGKKLIGWDEILEGGLAPEATVMSWQGMEGGTAAAKAGHDVIMSPLQYCYLDYGQGEPATEHMWAGTRLSKTYQFEPVPPGVDAKYILGGQGNVWTEFIATGSRVEYMTWPRALALSEVYWSPAGKRNWDSFVTRMEAQFPRFDQAGVKYAPSVYDADIFPVKDEQGGMKIGFRTEIADLKVYYTFDHSFPDNTADLYNGTPITIPIGATEIWAVTYRKGKPAGRLLRIGLDELKKR; translated from the coding sequence ATGAAAATAAAAATGAATGCCCTGTGCCTGGCGGTAACAATCCTGTTGCTGACAGGCAGTGTCATGGCACAATCGTTGCCAGCTCTTGTGCCGGAGCCGGTAAGTATGAAAAGCATGCCTGGCAGTTTTATTGTAAAGCCACAAACACAGATTGTTACCGGAAACAATGCAGAGGTAACAGCAACAGCGAAATTATTTGCAGAACAGGTTAATGCATGCACCGGGCACACATTGAAAGTAGTGTCTGCGGCCAGCTCAGGAGTGTCTGCTATTACATTACAGTTAAATAAAGCAGCAGATAAAACCATTGGCACAGAAGGATATTTACTTGAGGTGAAAGCATCGGGGATAGTCATCCGTGCTAATCAGCCTGCCGGCATCTTATACGGCTTGCAAACGTTGCTGCAGATGTTGCCCCCTGATCCGGAAAGCCTGGCCAGGGAATGTAAGCAACAGATAGTTATTCCTGCGGTGGCCATCACAGATTACCCGCGCTTCGGATGGCGTGGGCTGATGCTGGATGTTAGCCGGCATTTCTTTACCAAGGAGTTTGTCAAAAAATTTATTGACCATATGGTGAAATACAAATACAATGTATTTCACTGGCATCTCAGCGATGATTCGGGCTGGCGGATAGCGATCAAAGCATATCCCCAGCTTACTAAAGTAGGGGCCTGGCGGGTACCCCGTACGGGCAGATGGGCCACCTCCCCGATGGCACAGCCGGGAGAAGCGGCTACGGATGGTGGTTTTTATACACAGGACGACATCCGGGAAATTGTAAAGTATGCACAGCAGCGTGCTATTACCATTGTACCGGAAATAGATGTTCCAGGTCATAGTCAGGCCTTGATCGTTGCCTATCCTGCTGTTTCCTGCACAGGCGAACAATACAAGGTATACCCTGGAAGCAATGGCGGAATGGGGGATAATGTACTGTGTGCAGGTAATGAAGAAAGCTTTGAGATGCTGGATAAGATCTATGGCGAAATAGCTGCTTTATTTCCCGGACAGTATATTCATGCCGGTGGGGATGAGGTGAATAAATCTTTCTGGAAAGCGTGTGCCAAATGCCAGCAACGGATGAAAAGCGAAGGGCTGAAAGATGAACATGAGTTGCAGAGCTACTTTATTAAAAGAGTAGAGAAGATCCTGATATCTAAAGGGAAAAAGCTGATAGGCTGGGATGAAATCCTGGAAGGAGGACTGGCTCCGGAGGCAACGGTGATGTCCTGGCAGGGAATGGAAGGCGGCACTGCTGCTGCGAAGGCGGGACACGATGTGATAATGTCGCCGCTGCAATACTGTTATCTGGACTATGGCCAGGGAGAACCTGCTACGGAACATATGTGGGCCGGCACACGGTTGTCTAAAACATACCAGTTTGAACCCGTACCTCCGGGCGTGGATGCTAAGTATATCCTGGGCGGACAAGGTAATGTGTGGACAGAATTCATTGCTACAGGAAGCCGGGTGGAATATATGACCTGGCCTCGTGCACTGGCGCTTTCAGAAGTATACTGGTCACCTGCCGGCAAGCGCAACTGGGATAGCTTTGTAACACGGATGGAAGCACAGTTTCCCCGTTTTGATCAGGCAGGGGTGAAGTATGCCCCCAGTGTTTATGACGCAGATATTTTTCCTGTAAAAGATGAGCAGGGTGGTATGAAGATCGGTTTCCGTACAGAGATAGCTGATCTGAAAGTGTATTATACTTTTGATCATTCTTTTCCGGATAACACCGCTGATTTATACAATGGTACACCGATAACCATTCCAATAGGCGCCACAGAAATCTGGGCGGTTACCTACAGAAAAGGAAAGCCCGCAGGGAGATTGTTGCGGATAGGCTTGGATGAATTGAAGAAAAGATAA